In Scylla paramamosain isolate STU-SP2022 chromosome 1, ASM3559412v1, whole genome shotgun sequence, one DNA window encodes the following:
- the LOC135104714 gene encoding uncharacterized protein LOC135104714 yields the protein MLPSVRFPWITPLITTGHECQGDTTLHHPTCCLYHTWEHHLEYQLSRYSPQPSQPILPSPVPTSTRPSSLKVCGSCQEQQEPSPWSPSQPPLPGAHNSIQPDTSRNSHQAIICFVYIIQFEYNSCFLYLEM from the exons ATGCTGCCCAGTGTTCGCTTCCCATGGATAACTCCCTTGATAACCACTGGCCA TGAGTGCCAAGGTGACACCACCCTCCACCATCCCACCTGTTGCCTCTACCACACCTGGGAACATCACCTGGAATACCAACTCTCAAg ATACAGCCCCCAGCCCAGCCAGCCAATTCTCCCTTCACCAGTGCCCACAAGTACAAGACCATCTAGTTTGAAAGTGTGCGGCAGCTgccaggagcagcaggaacccT CCCCCTggagtccatcccagcctcctCTGCCAGGAGCCCACAACAGCATCCAGCCTGACACCTCCCGTAACAGCCATCAAGCCATCATCTGCTTTGTATATATAATACAATTTGAATATAACTCCTGTTTTCTGTATCTTGAAATGTGA
- the LOC135104722 gene encoding prisilkin-39-like: MSMRVLVALLLVALVAAQKDGEAEPTSSKIKPHSHTYPSGYGYGHTYPYGHYNHGYPYYYGHTYPYYYDQPYSYGYGYSIHYPGGHSYVHQSNVVKREAQPMDHGTKSLKHPTYMYSYKHYPNTYYYPYGYNYGYGYWNPHNYGYGYWNPYGYGYHHPYHRRSYGYGYKYTAS, from the exons ATGAGCATGAGGGTTCTG GTCGCCTTACTCTTGGTCGCCTTGGTGGCGGCGCAGAAGGATGGCGAAGCTGAACCCACATCCAGCAAAATCAAACCACACTCCCATACATATCCTTCGGGTTATGGTTACGGCCACACCTACCCCTACGGTCACTACAATCATGGATATCCCTACTACTACGGCCACACATACCCTTATTATTACGACCAGCCATACAGTTACGGCTACGGCTACTCGATCCACTATCCAGGAGGTCACTCGTACGTGCACCAGAGCAATGTGGTCAAGAGGGAGGCACAGCCCATGGACCACGGCACAAAATCCCTCAAGCATCCCACTTATATGTACAGCTACAAGCACTACcccaacacctactactacccCTATGGTTACAATTATGGTTATGGCTATTGGAACCCGCACAATTATGGTTACGGCTATTGGAACCCGTATGGTTATGGTTATCATCACCCATACCACAGACGTTCCTACGGATACGGATACAAGTACACTGCAAGCTAA